The following coding sequences lie in one Vibrio algicola genomic window:
- the ccoO gene encoding cytochrome-c oxidase, cbb3-type subunit II — translation MLNKDFTQSVWILIFSTIGVASFSLLAWVVPDLFMKDEQIKKSTVLPYTALQLAGRDIYISEGCHTCHSQMVRPLPAEVARYGEPTKGEDDIYEYPNLWGSKRTGPDLANVGRKYSDRWHEIHLMDPRNVVPTSIMPSYPWLFTKVLDGEDIADKMETLRILGVPYTDDEIDRARLQVKNKTYADALISYLQSLGE, via the coding sequence ATGTTAAATAAAGATTTTACTCAGTCGGTTTGGATCCTGATTTTTTCTACCATTGGGGTCGCGAGCTTCTCGTTACTGGCTTGGGTGGTGCCAGATCTGTTTATGAAAGATGAACAGATCAAAAAATCGACTGTACTCCCTTATACCGCTTTGCAGTTAGCCGGACGAGATATTTACATTAGTGAAGGTTGTCATACTTGTCACTCGCAGATGGTGCGTCCATTACCTGCAGAAGTAGCACGATATGGCGAACCAACCAAAGGTGAGGATGATATTTATGAATACCCAAATCTCTGGGGTTCTAAACGTACCGGTCCTGATTTGGCTAACGTTGGGCGTAAATATTCTGACCGTTGGCATGAGATCCATTTAATGGATCCTAGGAATGTGGTACCAACCTCAATCATGCCTTCTTATCCGTGGCTATTTACTAAGGTATTAGACGGTGAAGATATTGCCGACAAAATGGAAACGCTTAGGATCTTAGGCGTGCCTTATACCGATGATGAAATTGATCGGGCGCGTTTGCAGGTGAAAAATAAAACCTATGCTGATGCATTGATCAGTTATCTGCAGAGTCTAGGGGAATAA
- the ccoP gene encoding cytochrome-c oxidase, cbb3-type subunit III → MLSTFWSAWVIILTVIFLVIMGYVIWHYWHKNHEADADKALHVYDGIAENDAKLPMVLLYSYLIAFIASAIFFVLYPGMGNWQGLMNWHSTDELQQYDTKIIDKKLAALQSDSKTLTQLSQNEDIVGYGEKLFNNHCEACHGKNGQGQLHFPNLVDNEWIYDSSDAGIISSITHGRHGVMVGWKDVLTEQQIEDVSTYVASLQTNRAVPAAKVQREQGQQLFEYNCAACHGDAGTGNTQIGAYNLTDDTWVHGGNIAQIQTTVREGLDSVMPAFDKQLSKAQITALGAYLTHQRLKGQKQVTALDADMVKRGEYLAYAGDCVACHTAENGELFGGGLAFPTPFGALYSTNISTHVERGIGSYTYQEFHDAVRLGVAKHGNLYPAMPYTSYQYITEEDTQALWAYMQSLTPVSSPNIPNGMIFPTNIRLGMWAWNLVFFDEDKLTYPPEASDAWKRGKYLTMGLGHCAECHTPRNVAQALEEDNPFQGNIIDHWNAPDITANELHQHGWEVKDISDFLKTGHSSKGTAFAGMADVVKNSTRYMTRDDLDAIAEYLLTGDEGNRLDPATKPLQPSGFSVADKQTKEYQIFAETCGACHGPDGKGRKDIAPALLGNGIIAHSEPYNTVAVVLRGLSPDYLEPNRDYMPMSSFNDIAGDAEMARMISFIRDKLGARSEPVTKEMVKEIRISLEKGGVTGGVHETGK, encoded by the coding sequence ATGTTAAGTACATTTTGGAGTGCGTGGGTCATTATTCTTACCGTGATTTTCTTGGTCATTATGGGGTATGTCATTTGGCATTATTGGCATAAAAATCATGAGGCGGATGCGGATAAAGCGTTACATGTTTACGATGGTATTGCGGAAAACGATGCCAAATTACCAATGGTATTGCTGTATTCATATTTGATTGCCTTTATTGCCAGTGCGATTTTCTTTGTGTTGTATCCGGGGATGGGAAATTGGCAGGGTTTAATGAATTGGCATTCAACCGATGAACTACAACAATACGATACCAAGATCATTGATAAAAAATTGGCGGCGTTACAGTCCGATTCAAAGACATTAACCCAGTTAAGCCAAAACGAAGACATTGTCGGTTATGGTGAAAAGCTATTTAATAACCACTGTGAAGCCTGTCATGGTAAAAATGGGCAAGGGCAGTTGCACTTTCCTAATCTCGTCGATAATGAATGGATTTATGATAGCAGTGATGCGGGGATCATAAGTTCGATCACCCATGGTCGTCATGGGGTGATGGTCGGTTGGAAAGATGTATTAACCGAGCAACAAATTGAGGATGTCTCGACCTATGTTGCCAGTTTACAAACCAATCGCGCAGTTCCTGCGGCAAAAGTGCAACGCGAACAAGGTCAGCAACTGTTTGAGTATAATTGTGCCGCGTGTCATGGCGATGCTGGCACTGGTAACACTCAAATTGGTGCCTACAACTTAACCGATGATACTTGGGTTCACGGTGGCAATATTGCGCAAATACAAACGACGGTACGCGAAGGGTTAGATTCGGTGATGCCTGCCTTCGATAAGCAATTATCCAAAGCGCAAATTACCGCCTTGGGTGCTTATTTGACCCATCAACGGTTAAAAGGGCAAAAGCAAGTGACTGCGCTCGATGCCGATATGGTTAAACGAGGTGAATACCTAGCTTATGCAGGAGACTGTGTGGCTTGTCATACCGCTGAAAATGGCGAACTATTTGGTGGTGGATTGGCTTTCCCAACCCCATTTGGTGCCTTGTATTCAACTAATATTTCGACTCATGTTGAGCGAGGGATTGGCAGTTATACTTACCAAGAGTTCCATGATGCGGTGCGTTTAGGCGTGGCCAAACACGGCAACTTATACCCAGCAATGCCGTACACGTCTTATCAATATATAACCGAGGAAGATACTCAGGCGTTGTGGGCTTACATGCAATCGTTGACCCCAGTGAGCAGTCCAAATATACCAAACGGTATGATATTTCCGACCAATATTCGATTGGGAATGTGGGCGTGGAATTTGGTGTTCTTTGATGAAGATAAGCTGACCTACCCACCAGAGGCTAGCGATGCTTGGAAGCGAGGAAAGTATCTCACTATGGGCTTAGGGCACTGCGCTGAGTGTCATACGCCGCGTAATGTCGCGCAAGCATTAGAAGAGGATAATCCTTTCCAAGGCAATATCATTGATCATTGGAATGCGCCGGATATTACTGCTAATGAGTTACATCAACATGGTTGGGAAGTGAAAGACATTAGCGACTTCTTAAAAACAGGGCATTCCTCTAAAGGAACGGCGTTTGCTGGTATGGCCGATGTGGTGAAAAACAGTACTCGTTATATGACCCGTGATGACTTGGATGCGATTGCCGAATATTTATTAACCGGAGATGAAGGAAACCGCTTGGATCCTGCTACGAAACCATTACAACCAAGTGGCTTTAGTGTGGCGGATAAACAAACCAAAGAGTATCAAATCTTTGCCGAAACTTGTGGTGCTTGTCATGGACCAGACGGTAAAGGACGCAAAGATATTGCTCCAGCACTGTTAGGTAACGGTATTATTGCTCACTCAGAACCTTACAACACGGTTGCAGTAGTATTGCGCGGTTTATCACCGGATTATCTTGAGCCGAATCGTGATTACATGCCAATGAGTAGCTTTAACGATATTGCAGGCGATGCTGAAATGGCACGCATGATCAGCTTTATTCGCGATAAGCTTGGCGCTCGATCTGAACCTGTTACGAAAGAGATGGTAAAAGAGATCCGCATTAGCCTTGAAAAAGGAGGCGTTACGGGAGGGGTCCATGAAACAGGCAAGTGA
- a CDS encoding TDT family transporter has product MTKIKNFPTPVAGLALGISAIGWCWENYAPHLGLIQNTTSAIALLLVCGVMAKFIRHPTKLFEELRHPIVGSVLPTMCMALMAISYDLIHFHQLAITGRVVWYGAVILHLLFFISFTYHRCKGFKLKDMIPSWFIPAIGPILGCLANPGADTLWLANILLVLGVGSYFVLLPLLMYRLTFHERLQAAEVPTFAIMAAPSNLIIIGYLGVATAPMVNMLLMLSGVAILLNVVFYLSLVRLLKQPFSAGFSAYTFPLASGATAMFKMEALLTSHELSNGVGVFHYLAIFQLYVASLIIAYVAFCFIKHYRFNLIGLFVNRA; this is encoded by the coding sequence ATGACCAAAATAAAAAACTTTCCCACTCCAGTTGCAGGCTTAGCATTAGGGATCTCAGCTATTGGTTGGTGTTGGGAAAATTATGCACCGCATTTAGGTTTGATCCAAAATACCACCTCCGCAATCGCGTTATTATTAGTGTGCGGTGTGATGGCTAAATTTATTCGCCATCCAACCAAGTTATTTGAAGAATTGCGTCATCCGATTGTGGGGTCGGTGCTGCCAACCATGTGTATGGCACTCATGGCGATTTCTTACGATCTTATTCATTTTCATCAACTCGCGATTACTGGCCGAGTAGTCTGGTATGGCGCAGTGATCCTTCACTTACTGTTTTTCATCTCGTTTACTTACCATCGTTGTAAAGGCTTTAAACTTAAAGACATGATCCCAAGTTGGTTTATTCCGGCAATTGGTCCGATTTTAGGCTGTTTAGCGAATCCCGGTGCAGACACATTATGGTTAGCTAACATCTTATTGGTTTTAGGGGTAGGTTCGTATTTTGTGTTATTGCCACTGCTAATGTATCGATTAACTTTCCATGAGCGATTACAAGCGGCTGAAGTACCAACCTTTGCCATTATGGCAGCGCCGTCTAATCTGATCATTATTGGTTACTTGGGGGTCGCGACTGCGCCGATGGTGAATATGCTACTGATGCTCAGTGGTGTGGCAATACTATTGAATGTGGTGTTTTACTTGTCGCTAGTACGTCTGCTAAAACAACCCTTTAGTGCGGGGTTTTCAGCCTATACTTTCCCGCTTGCCAGTGGCGCAACCGCGATGTTTAAAATGGAAGCACTATTAACCAGTCACGAGTTGAGCAATGGGGTGGGTGTGTTTCATTATTTAGCCATTTTTCAGCTTTATGTGGCCAGCCTTATTATTGCTTATGTGGCATTTTGCTTTATCAAACATTACCGCTTTAATCTGATTGGCTTGTTTGTTAATCGTGCTTAG
- a CDS encoding LexA family transcriptional regulator produces the protein MGLKNMVEKDSNSSNDPIENKGNGSLSERILLLMKGRSARQVAEDWGIGASTVNAYVKNGSIPNLNIAHQIACREGVNLEWLATGRGEMLAIDEPMKPIFGISDVAESYAASNEMLEFYNEFVLIPGYRIQVSAGHGTNPLGGEEEPCRHLAFRRKWLKWRGFSEKDLAIVWAKGDSMEPTINNNDTLVVHLGRTVPQDGHIYVFRNGEELFVKRYQSMVGTWRLISDNKAYSMMDIKKEEQHQFQVIGQVVHIAKDLGN, from the coding sequence ATGGGTTTAAAGAATATGGTCGAAAAAGACTCAAATTCTTCTAACGATCCGATTGAAAACAAAGGAAATGGATCGTTATCAGAAAGAATTTTGCTTTTGATGAAAGGCAGAAGTGCGAGGCAAGTAGCTGAGGATTGGGGGATTGGAGCATCTACCGTAAATGCTTATGTCAAAAACGGATCCATTCCAAATCTAAATATAGCGCACCAAATTGCGTGCAGAGAGGGTGTTAACCTAGAGTGGTTAGCGACAGGCAGAGGCGAAATGCTAGCAATAGATGAGCCTATGAAGCCTATATTCGGAATCAGTGATGTAGCAGAAAGCTATGCTGCCTCTAATGAAATGCTCGAATTTTATAATGAGTTTGTTCTTATTCCTGGCTATAGAATTCAAGTCTCAGCCGGACACGGTACAAACCCTTTAGGCGGTGAAGAAGAACCATGCAGACACCTAGCGTTTAGGCGCAAGTGGTTGAAGTGGCGAGGCTTTAGCGAAAAGGATTTAGCGATTGTATGGGCCAAAGGCGACAGCATGGAACCAACGATCAACAACAACGACACGCTAGTGGTGCACCTAGGCCGCACCGTTCCACAAGATGGGCACATATATGTTTTTAGAAACGGTGAGGAGCTGTTTGTGAAGCGTTACCAAAGCATGGTGGGCACGTGGCGTTTAATTAGCGACAACAAAGCTTACAGCATGATGGACATCAAAAAAGAAGAGCAGCACCAGTTCCAAGTGATAGGCCAAGTGGTTCACATCGCTAAAGACCTGGGCAACTGA
- a CDS encoding helix-turn-helix domain-containing protein, which produces METKTDMPRALIVAHLKMKGWSVAKLSMHHGYHRGTLNNALCAPWPKGERLIADALNMAPEDIWPSRYPEVETKGVA; this is translated from the coding sequence ATGGAAACAAAAACCGATATGCCACGAGCATTGATTGTTGCTCACTTAAAAATGAAAGGCTGGAGTGTTGCCAAATTATCTATGCACCACGGGTATCACAGAGGAACATTAAACAATGCTTTATGTGCTCCTTGGCCGAAGGGTGAACGTCTAATTGCAGATGCACTAAATATGGCACCAGAAGATATTTGGCCGAGTCGTTACCCTGAAGTTGAGACGAAAGGAGTAGCTTAA
- a CDS encoding transposase domain-containing protein, with product MYFTAKEIAGVTGMPKLERNCLARLNNLFSQRDLNPEFKRKRQGTKAFEYHISILPLATQAALYKREGKIKVGDQVFDLPKPKTTSYCREALWVRWNKAGTRAQEKAQGVLKAVQTVSELVRSGIGKMAAYETVSNEFGISKMSLRRACSKVKDFAPEDWAPALLDRNKEVASEIKSKRFAYITPAAWDFFKADYLRLEQPTMAACYERLIEAAPQHGWKVPSLKSLDRRIRHEVPHQQRVMLRKGEHALMSLFPSQERSVDGLHALEWINGDGYQHNVFVKWFNGEILRPKTWFWQDIYSRKIVGWRCDISENTDSIRLSLMDVCERYGVPKEITIDNTRAAANKWMTGGVPNRYRFKVKEDDPLGIIPMLGMKLHWSSVILGKGHGQAKPIERAFGVGGLDEMIDKHPLCAGAYTGPNPMAKPDNYASKAIDAEEFLKALAAGVEMYNSKQNRRTEICQGMMSFNDAFNASYAEAPIRKATQEQLQLMMLQAEAITVNKQHATITLDAGGSLKGRKNRYHHEALFDYVGQKLVARFDPLKLHDSVEVYTLQGVRICTAECLEKVGFGDTQAAREHKRKRTQFTKANKIAAQAQTDMDALEVAAMMKPLEEEFIPETKVVEPFRPVSIGNTAAQVHVDEDLDEDYEANYAQNLSYLVEQKNKNRL from the coding sequence ATGTACTTCACAGCCAAAGAAATAGCTGGCGTGACGGGCATGCCAAAGCTAGAGCGAAATTGTTTAGCCAGACTGAATAACCTATTTAGTCAGCGAGATCTAAATCCTGAATTTAAACGCAAGCGGCAAGGCACTAAAGCGTTCGAATACCACATTTCTATTTTACCGCTTGCCACACAAGCTGCGCTTTACAAGCGTGAAGGCAAAATCAAAGTGGGTGATCAGGTTTTCGATTTACCAAAACCCAAAACCACTTCTTACTGTCGCGAAGCATTATGGGTGCGTTGGAACAAAGCTGGCACTCGTGCGCAAGAAAAAGCGCAAGGTGTACTAAAAGCCGTGCAGACCGTTAGCGAACTTGTGCGCTCTGGCATTGGCAAAATGGCCGCTTATGAAACCGTTTCAAATGAATTCGGGATCAGCAAAATGAGCCTACGCCGCGCCTGTTCCAAAGTGAAAGATTTTGCACCGGAAGACTGGGCACCTGCATTGCTTGATCGCAATAAAGAAGTCGCGTCTGAAATCAAATCGAAACGCTTTGCCTACATCACACCTGCTGCGTGGGATTTTTTCAAAGCCGATTACCTACGCCTAGAACAACCAACTATGGCCGCTTGTTACGAGCGCTTAATCGAAGCTGCTCCACAACACGGCTGGAAAGTACCTAGCCTAAAAAGCCTAGACCGCCGTATTCGCCATGAAGTACCACATCAACAACGAGTGATGCTACGCAAAGGTGAGCACGCATTAATGAGTTTATTCCCAAGCCAAGAACGCAGTGTTGATGGCTTGCATGCCCTTGAATGGATTAATGGCGATGGTTACCAGCACAACGTGTTTGTGAAATGGTTCAACGGTGAAATTCTTCGTCCTAAAACATGGTTTTGGCAAGACATCTACTCGCGCAAAATTGTGGGTTGGCGTTGTGACATCAGCGAAAACACCGACAGCATTCGCCTATCACTTATGGATGTGTGCGAGCGCTACGGCGTACCAAAAGAAATCACCATAGATAACACCCGCGCAGCGGCAAACAAATGGATGACTGGCGGCGTTCCTAACCGTTACCGCTTCAAAGTCAAAGAAGATGACCCACTTGGCATCATCCCGATGCTTGGTATGAAGCTGCATTGGTCAAGCGTGATCTTGGGTAAAGGTCACGGTCAGGCAAAACCTATCGAACGTGCGTTTGGTGTGGGCGGCCTAGATGAAATGATCGACAAACACCCACTGTGTGCAGGTGCCTACACTGGCCCTAACCCAATGGCAAAGCCAGACAACTACGCAAGCAAAGCGATTGATGCAGAAGAGTTCCTAAAAGCGCTCGCGGCTGGTGTTGAGATGTACAACAGCAAGCAAAACCGCCGCACTGAAATCTGCCAGGGCATGATGAGCTTTAACGATGCCTTTAACGCCAGCTATGCAGAAGCACCAATCCGTAAAGCGACTCAAGAGCAGCTGCAATTGATGATGCTACAAGCGGAAGCCATCACGGTGAACAAACAACACGCCACCATCACGCTTGATGCAGGCGGCAGCTTGAAAGGTCGTAAGAACCGTTACCACCATGAAGCCCTGTTTGATTACGTAGGGCAAAAACTGGTGGCACGTTTTGACCCACTCAAACTGCATGACAGCGTAGAAGTTTACACCCTACAAGGCGTGCGAATTTGTACAGCGGAATGTTTAGAGAAAGTCGGCTTCGGCGACACTCAAGCCGCTCGCGAACACAAACGCAAACGCACTCAATTTACCAAAGCCAACAAGATTGCCGCACAAGCGCAAACCGATATGGATGCGCTGGAAGTGGCCGCCATGATGAAGCCGCTTGAAGAAGAGTTCATCCCAGAAACCAAAGTGGTTGAGCCATTCCGCCCTGTGTCCATTGGCAACACCGCTGCACAAGTCCATGTGGATGAAGATCTGGATGAAGACTACGAAGCCAATTATGCGCAAAACCTTTCGTATCTTGTGGAACAGAAGAACAAAAACCGCCTTTAA
- a CDS encoding helix-turn-helix domain-containing protein — MTKQMENVITLGQPQATETDVLMRVRTLVDSKVVTSSQLAKEISVSPATLSQIINNKYQADPSKIVEKLEKWLRMRESRKATPSQNPAL, encoded by the coding sequence ATGACTAAACAAATGGAAAACGTGATCACTTTAGGCCAACCCCAAGCGACTGAAACCGATGTGTTAATGCGTGTTCGTACTTTGGTTGACTCAAAAGTGGTTACATCATCGCAGCTAGCGAAAGAGATCAGCGTGTCGCCTGCCACGCTAAGCCAAATCATCAACAACAAATACCAAGCCGACCCTAGCAAGATTGTTGAGAAGCTTGAGAAATGGTTGCGCATGCGTGAATCACGTAAAGCAACGCCAAGCCAAAACCCGGCTTTGTGA
- a CDS encoding AAA family ATPase yields the protein MTTTAQQITNDLTYAQVTESIVVIYGASGVGKSETLHEYQKQNNNVWMVTASPSRSSLTECLYEIAMELGMDQAPRRKGPLARVIRQRLKGTEGLIIIDEADHLDYPTLEELRILQEETGVGMVLVGNNKVYTQLTGGRRNEDFARLFSRIAKKRGIHKTKQADVRAIAQAWNVLGETENSLMFQISERPGGLRLLSKTLKLAAMYAKGGQITEKGLRTAFAELETNE from the coding sequence ATGACAACCACAGCACAGCAAATCACTAACGATTTGACCTACGCCCAAGTGACCGAATCGATTGTCGTGATCTACGGCGCATCCGGTGTCGGCAAATCAGAAACCCTGCACGAGTACCAAAAGCAAAACAACAACGTGTGGATGGTGACCGCTTCGCCAAGCCGTTCAAGCCTGACCGAATGCTTATATGAAATTGCGATGGAGCTAGGCATGGATCAAGCGCCACGTCGCAAAGGCCCATTAGCGCGAGTGATTCGCCAGCGCCTAAAAGGTACAGAGGGTTTGATCATCATTGATGAAGCCGACCACCTCGATTACCCAACCCTAGAAGAGCTGCGCATTCTGCAAGAAGAAACAGGCGTAGGCATGGTGCTAGTAGGTAACAACAAGGTTTATACGCAGCTAACGGGTGGCCGACGCAATGAAGATTTTGCCCGTTTGTTCTCACGCATTGCGAAAAAGCGCGGCATTCACAAAACCAAACAAGCCGACGTTCGCGCCATTGCACAAGCGTGGAATGTTCTTGGCGAAACCGAAAACAGCCTGATGTTCCAAATCAGCGAACGCCCGGGTGGTTTACGTCTATTAAGCAAAACCCTAAAGCTTGCGGCCATGTATGCCAAAGGCGGACAGATTACCGAAAAAGGCTTACGCACTGCGTTTGCTGAATTAGAAACCAATGAGTGA
- a CDS encoding DUF3164 family protein, translating into MTTQNPNQAPEGYRFNAQSHLVPESQIKAIDLIRDDVVMTIVQEARIQQQRLATFKAGAMNKVADFVDLSAEEYGVNYGGTKGNVTLVSFDGRYKLQRAMGEHRVFDERIQAAKTKIDACIQRWSEGSSDQIKALVDHAFRVNKQGHIDVNQVLSLRQLDIDDAEWLDAMEAIADSIQITGTSSYLRLYERQENGAYTQIPLDISKL; encoded by the coding sequence ATGACTACCCAAAACCCAAACCAAGCACCTGAAGGCTACCGCTTTAACGCACAAAGCCACCTAGTACCTGAGAGCCAAATCAAAGCGATTGATCTCATTCGTGATGATGTGGTGATGACCATAGTGCAAGAAGCTCGCATCCAGCAGCAACGCCTTGCCACTTTTAAAGCAGGAGCCATGAACAAGGTCGCCGACTTTGTAGACCTATCCGCTGAAGAATACGGCGTGAACTATGGCGGCACTAAAGGAAACGTCACACTGGTTTCATTTGATGGCCGCTACAAATTGCAACGAGCTATGGGTGAACACCGCGTGTTTGATGAACGCATTCAAGCCGCGAAAACCAAGATTGATGCGTGTATTCAACGCTGGTCGGAAGGTTCAAGCGACCAAATCAAAGCCCTTGTGGATCATGCTTTCCGTGTGAATAAACAAGGCCACATTGATGTAAACCAGGTGCTGAGTTTGCGCCAATTAGATATTGATGATGCGGAATGGTTAGACGCCATGGAAGCGATTGCCGATTCAATTCAAATCACTGGCACCAGTTCTTATTTGCGCTTGTACGAGCGTCAAGAGAACGGCGCTTATACACAAATCCCACTCGACATTTCAAAACTGTGA
- a CDS encoding DUF3850 domain-containing protein: MKAKSSTEKLREYVDLFLNSPTSNVHDLKILPNYFNAQLSGAKRFEVRCADRDYNVGDFLVLNEWDGEKYTGRKLEVTITYILGGYDFDGLVPGFVILGTSDAVEVKQ, from the coding sequence ATGAAAGCCAAGTCCTCAACAGAAAAGCTACGTGAATATGTAGACTTATTTTTAAATAGCCCAACCTCAAATGTCCATGATTTAAAAATACTACCCAATTACTTTAATGCACAGTTATCAGGAGCTAAGCGTTTTGAGGTTCGTTGTGCAGATCGTGATTACAACGTAGGTGACTTTTTAGTGCTTAATGAATGGGATGGTGAAAAATACACAGGCAGAAAGCTTGAAGTAACGATCACTTATATCTTGGGTGGCTATGACTTTGATGGTCTAGTTCCTGGCTTTGTCATTCTTGGTACAAGTGATGCAGTTGAGGTGAAGCAATGA
- a CDS encoding gp16 family protein produces the protein MSAMLKMVQIGKRQLNLDDDVYRDMLEQITGQRSCKGLSDAKLKQVVDWMKTKGFKVKRKPRPRAEEVTVIRAIWITMHQQGFVRNPKDLAIDAYCKRMTKQINGKGVERANWMNQEQAAYVLEALKRWHVRLMDEACIANGWRKCRNEYGNLPSHAVMSAHYDIEHRKHNPID, from the coding sequence ATGTCAGCAATGCTAAAAATGGTACAGATTGGCAAGCGTCAGTTGAACTTAGATGATGATGTTTACCGCGATATGTTAGAGCAAATTACAGGCCAACGAAGCTGCAAAGGCTTGAGTGACGCCAAGCTAAAACAAGTGGTCGATTGGATGAAAACCAAAGGCTTCAAAGTGAAGCGCAAGCCACGCCCAAGAGCGGAAGAAGTCACGGTTATTCGAGCTATTTGGATCACCATGCACCAACAAGGTTTTGTGCGTAACCCCAAAGACCTAGCAATAGACGCCTACTGCAAACGCATGACCAAACAGATTAACGGCAAAGGCGTAGAACGCGCTAACTGGATGAACCAAGAACAAGCCGCTTATGTGTTGGAAGCGTTAAAACGTTGGCATGTGCGTTTAATGGATGAAGCGTGTATTGCGAACGGCTGGCGTAAATGCCGCAATGAATACGGGAACTTACCCAGTCATGCCGTAATGAGCGCGCATTACGACATAGAACATCGAAAACATAACCCTATCGACTAA
- a CDS encoding Mor transcription activator family protein: MTEQNLDMLGFDDVSIEAIKDLDTEDCRWPEAMRQMYDILKHELIEAGVSEELAIRQLSSICKAFGGMQFYLPRGNQLANEIKHLHIWNEFTGNNVTELSRKYDVSMQHIYRVIAKMRNREVKKRQHDLF; this comes from the coding sequence ATGACAGAGCAAAACCTTGATATGTTGGGCTTTGATGACGTGTCGATTGAAGCGATTAAAGATTTAGACACCGAAGATTGCCGATGGCCGGAAGCCATGCGCCAAATGTACGATATTTTAAAGCATGAGCTTATCGAGGCTGGCGTGAGTGAAGAGTTAGCCATTCGTCAGTTAAGCAGTATTTGTAAAGCCTTTGGTGGCATGCAGTTCTACTTGCCACGAGGCAACCAACTTGCAAACGAGATTAAACACTTGCACATTTGGAACGAGTTTACAGGCAACAATGTCACTGAATTATCTCGTAAATATGATGTGAGTATGCAACACATTTACCGAGTTATTGCTAAGATGCGTAACCGCGAAGTGAAAAAACGACAACATGATTTATTTTAG
- a CDS encoding structural protein, whose protein sequence is MAKNLAFDSAFDFVCKQLNVPSAALKSLHKILSKNINDRRNALKQAIEILPYNWMCESISPILIGNKKDDISKNHIDFLVFRIISLTRVNEQWDRIHRTKRVMPNLLLQRGTFILDCAIHEPDNGKVFSVDDEYWTTHPLNEDLTCNCSIRQLSRHEHP, encoded by the coding sequence ATGGCCAAGAACTTAGCCTTTGATTCTGCTTTTGATTTTGTTTGCAAGCAATTAAATGTACCGAGTGCAGCGTTAAAATCTTTGCATAAGATTCTATCTAAGAATATCAATGACAGAAGAAACGCCCTAAAACAAGCAATTGAAATTTTACCTTATAACTGGATGTGTGAATCTATTTCGCCAATTCTAATTGGTAACAAGAAAGATGATATAAGTAAAAACCATATTGATTTTTTAGTATTTAGAATCATATCTTTGACCAGAGTGAATGAGCAATGGGATCGCATTCATAGAACTAAGCGAGTAATGCCAAACCTGTTACTTCAGCGTGGAACATTTATTCTAGATTGCGCTATCCACGAACCCGATAATGGTAAGGTATTTTCTGTCGATGATGAATATTGGACTACGCACCCATTAAATGAAGATCTGACATGTAATTGCTCTATTAGACAATTAAGCCGACACGAACACCCATAA